In Cervus elaphus chromosome 5, mCerEla1.1, whole genome shotgun sequence, the following proteins share a genomic window:
- the GLP2R gene encoding glucagon-like peptide 2 receptor isoform X3 yields the protein MLDFPNSIQDDVTGSLLEETTRKWAQYKEKCLRDLLKETSGAVCNGTFDQYVCWPHSTPGNVSVPCPSYLPWWREELCLLSENSGRAYRYCLSRGAWQTLENSTAVWQDNSECAEDHSFKQKVEHRTLLSILQLLYTVGYSLSIVSLFLALTLLLFLRKLHCTRNYIHMNLFASFILKALAVLVKDVILYKSYSKKPNSEKGWLSYMSEISASCRSAQILLHYFVGTNYSWLLVEGLYLHTLLEPIVFSERRLWPRYLLVGWAFPVLFVVPWSIVRAWLENTGCWGNNKNKKIWWIIRGPMMLCVTVNFFIFLKILKLLISKLRAHQMCFRDYKYRLAKSTLVLVPLLGVHEILFSFITDDQVEGFPRLIRLYIQLTLGSFHGLLVAWQYCFANGEVKAELRKQWARFLLAHHSGCRAWVLGKNFRFLGKCPKKLSEGTNSGSLQKAQPSPGGGRLLHLTREGLGVVGAPPRQGHVAWPRGSSLSESSEGDFTLVHTMEEIFEESEI from the exons GCGCAGTCTGTAATGGGACCTTCGATCAGTATGTGTGCTGGCCTCATTCCACTCCTGGAAATGTCTCTGTCCCCTGCCCTTCCTACTTACCTTGGTGGCGTGAAG AGCTGTGTTTACTTTCAGAGAACTCAGGAAGGGCCTACAGATACTGCCTGTCTCGGGGTGCTTGGCAGACACTGGAGAACTCCACGGCTGTTTGGCAGGACAACTCTGAATGCGCCGAGGATCACAGCTTCAAACAAAAA GTTGAACACCGCACCTTGCTGTCGATACTGCAGCTGTTGTACACGGTGGGCTACTCTCTCTCCATCGTCTCGCTCTTCCTGGCTCTCACCCTCCTCTTGTTTCTTCG AAAACTCCACTGCACACGTAATTACATCCACATGAACTTGTTTGCCTCTTTCATCCTGAAAGCCCTGGCTGTGCTGGTGAAAGACGTCATCTTATACAAATCTTACTCCAAGAAGCCCAACAGTGAGAAAGGGTGGCTGTCCTACATGTCGGAG ATTTCTGCCTCCTGCCGCTCGGCCCAGATCCTTTTACACTACTTTGTGGGCACCAATTATTCATGGCTGCTGGTCGAAGGCCTTTACCTTCACACCCTGCTGGAGCCCATAGTATTTTCAGAAAGGCGGCTGTGGCCCAGATACCTGCTGGTGGGTTGGG CCTTCCCGGTGCTCTTCGTTGTGCCCTGGAGCATTGTCCGTGCCTGGCTGGAGAATACAGG GTGCTGGGGAAACAATAAGAATAAGAAAATCTGGTGGATCATCCGAGGACCCATGATGCTTTGTGTAACG gtcAATTTCTTCATCTTCCTGAAAATTCTCAAGCTTCTCATTTCTAAGCTCAGAGCTCATCAAATGTGCTTCAGAGATTATAAATACAG ATTGGCCAAGTCCACACTGGTTCTCGTCCCTCTATTGGGTGTTCATGAgattctcttctctttcatcactgaCGATCAAGTTGAAGGATTTCCAAGACTTATACGACTCTACATTCAATTGACCCTGGGCTCCTTCCAT GGGCTACTGGTGGCCTGGCAGTATTGCTTTGCTAATGGAGAG GTAAAGGCCGAGCTGCGGAAGCAGTGGGCCCGGTTCTTGCTAGCCCACCACTCAGGCTGCAGAGCCTGGGTCCTAGGGAAGAACTTCCGATTCCTGGGGAAATGTCCCAAGAAGCTCTCGGAGGGGACCAACTCTGGGTCGCTGCAGAAGGCACAGCCCTCGCCCGGTGGTGGGCGGCTCCTGCACTTGACCCGGGAGGGCCTAGGGGTGGTGGGCGCCCCGCCCCGTCAAGGCCACGTAGCCTGGCCCCGCGGCAGCAGCCTGTCGGAGAGCAGCGAGGGCGACTTCACCCTGGTGCACACCATGGAGGAGATCTTCGAAGAGAGTGAGATCTAG